In Parasegetibacter sp. NRK P23, a single genomic region encodes these proteins:
- a CDS encoding C40 family peptidase has product MKYLSIFLAAGIALTGCGTARVAKGTSPKTAATGHSPKFLDITIEQESTTNNQKLTAYKAEKTNIRKNTGVADIESSNSLQFKYGILMDVPVEELANHAALPFIEEWYGTPYRMGGTTKSGIDCSAFTVFFASSVYGLSLPRTSREQHDATLPVKRDELTEGDLVFFSARRKGTIAHVGVYLRNNKFVHASTSSGVMISDLDEAYWKSHYIGAGRMNGLNASK; this is encoded by the coding sequence TTGAAATACCTGAGCATATTTCTTGCCGCCGGCATTGCATTGACAGGATGCGGAACCGCCCGTGTTGCAAAAGGAACCAGTCCGAAAACAGCCGCAACGGGCCATTCACCTAAATTCCTCGATATTACCATCGAGCAGGAATCCACCACGAACAATCAGAAATTAACGGCATATAAAGCGGAAAAAACCAACATCCGTAAAAATACAGGAGTAGCCGATATCGAAAGCAGTAATTCCCTCCAGTTTAAATACGGTATCCTGATGGATGTGCCGGTGGAGGAACTGGCCAATCACGCCGCGCTTCCCTTCATTGAAGAATGGTATGGAACACCTTACAGGATGGGCGGCACCACAAAATCTGGTATCGACTGTTCCGCTTTCACGGTATTCTTCGCGTCTTCCGTCTACGGGCTATCCTTACCCCGCACCAGCAGGGAACAGCACGATGCCACACTGCCGGTAAAACGGGACGAGCTTACGGAAGGTGACCTGGTCTTCTTTTCCGCAAGGAGAAAGGGAACCATTGCGCACGTGGGCGTGTACCTGCGGAACAACAAATTCGTTCACGCCTCCACTTCCAGTGGCGTCATGATTTCCGATCTGGACGAGGCCTACTGGAAATCCCATTACATTGGCGCAGGAAGAATGAATGGATTGAATGCCAGTAAATAA
- the dnaE gene encoding DNA polymerase III subunit alpha translates to MKFSHLHVHTQFSLLDGAASIQALYKKAIKHNMPALAITDHGNMFGAFEFVSEAYKHKNEDGSLKVKPIVGCEFYVVEDRFRKQFTKEVRDERYHQVLLAKNAKGYANLIKLTSLGYTEGLYSKYPRIDKSLIEKYHEGLIATTCCIGAYVPQTILHDGEEAAEKEFKWWLDLFGEDFFIELQRHNIKEQEVINETLMRFSKKYDVPVIATNDSHYTDRDDYNAHDILLCINTGEKQSTPGFDDFVNDETQIKNRRFKFPNDQFYFKSPEEMATLFSDIPQSISNTEMVVERVELLNLKKDILLPAFPIPKEFQVHEDNNLNQWEYLHYLTYEGARQRYSELTPDITERLDFELFTIKTMGFAGYFLIVSDFIKAGRDMGVFIGPGRGSAAGSAVAYCIGITNIDPIKYNLLFERFLNPDRKSMPDIDTDFDDEGRQRVIEYVVDKYGKNQVAQIITYGTMAAKMSIKDVARVLDLPLSDSNMLAKLVPDKPGIELGRVLQAPLTAKDGEKSLEAKEGLGPEDLENVRKLRSIYHGDDIQARVLKEAERLEGSVRSTGIHAAGIIIAPEDLMNIIPVSTAKDSDLLVTQIEGSIIEDAGVIKMDFLGLKTLTIIKGALRMIKENYDVDISIDEIPLDDQKTFELYQKAETNGTFQFESPGMQKYLRELKPDQFADLIAMNALYRPGPLAYIPNFIARKHGTEEIVYDLPEMEEYLAETYGITVYQEQVMLLSQSLAGFSKGDADVLRKAMGKKQKAVLDKMKAQFVKGASEKGHDEKILDKIWTDWEAFAQYAFNKSHSTCYAFVAYQTAYLKAHYPSEYMASVLNNAGSIEKITFFMEECKRMGLKVLGPDINESQKGFAVNKKGEIRFGLGGLKGVGEAAIESIIEERKKGGPYENIFDLVRRVNQRAVNKKSMECLAYSGAFDCFPEFHRAQYFHTPAGDNTNGLEKIIKYGNVYQGNQQHTGNSLFGAMEMPEIAVPKILPCPEWSLIELLDNEKQVTGIFISGHPLDNYRFEMTHFGITPVAEYNEYKDNILTQTNRNRSFRLAGLVTDAQHRLTKTGKQFGIFNVEDYSGKMDIALFGEDYVRYKDYFTPGTVLHIVGAFKNRFNQEDNFEFKLSQITLLETLKKTMTKQLILDMSPKSVSTELIEFLENNFRTYPGKTGIRFNILDHAAQKRVSLLTSETGFEMNDEMAVFLQEHPEIDVRVLTNSQ, encoded by the coding sequence ATGAAATTCTCACATTTACACGTACATACTCAGTTTTCTTTGTTGGATGGCGCTGCATCCATCCAGGCGCTCTATAAAAAAGCGATCAAACACAATATGCCGGCGCTGGCCATCACCGACCACGGAAACATGTTCGGGGCCTTCGAATTCGTGAGCGAGGCTTATAAACATAAAAATGAAGACGGTTCGCTAAAAGTAAAGCCCATTGTTGGCTGTGAGTTTTATGTGGTAGAGGATCGTTTCCGCAAGCAGTTCACCAAAGAAGTACGTGATGAACGTTACCACCAGGTGCTGCTGGCCAAGAATGCCAAAGGTTACGCCAACCTCATCAAGTTAACTTCACTGGGTTATACGGAAGGACTGTACAGCAAATATCCCCGGATCGATAAATCCCTGATCGAAAAATACCATGAAGGACTGATCGCCACTACCTGCTGCATCGGCGCTTACGTGCCGCAAACCATTCTTCACGATGGTGAAGAAGCCGCAGAGAAAGAATTCAAATGGTGGCTGGATCTTTTTGGCGAAGACTTTTTTATAGAATTGCAACGCCACAACATCAAAGAACAGGAAGTGATCAACGAAACGCTCATGCGTTTCTCCAAAAAGTATGATGTTCCGGTAATCGCCACGAATGATTCCCACTATACGGACCGTGATGATTACAACGCCCACGATATCCTGTTGTGCATCAATACCGGTGAAAAGCAGTCAACCCCTGGGTTCGATGATTTCGTGAACGATGAAACACAGATCAAAAACCGGAGGTTTAAATTCCCGAACGACCAATTCTATTTCAAGAGTCCGGAGGAGATGGCGACCCTTTTCAGCGATATCCCACAATCTATCAGCAATACCGAAATGGTGGTAGAAAGAGTGGAATTGCTGAACCTGAAAAAGGACATCCTGCTGCCCGCGTTCCCTATTCCGAAGGAGTTCCAGGTCCACGAGGACAACAACCTCAACCAATGGGAATACCTGCATTACCTTACTTATGAAGGCGCGCGGCAACGTTATTCAGAACTGACCCCGGATATTACGGAACGACTGGATTTTGAACTGTTCACCATCAAAACGATGGGGTTCGCCGGTTACTTCCTGATTGTTAGTGATTTTATCAAGGCAGGGCGCGATATGGGCGTATTCATTGGCCCCGGACGTGGTTCCGCGGCTGGAAGCGCCGTAGCTTATTGCATAGGCATCACCAATATCGACCCCATCAAATACAATCTCCTTTTCGAAAGGTTCCTCAACCCCGACAGGAAGAGCATGCCCGATATTGATACGGACTTCGACGACGAAGGCCGCCAGCGGGTAATCGAATATGTGGTAGATAAATATGGAAAGAACCAGGTGGCGCAGATCATCACCTATGGTACGATGGCCGCCAAAATGAGTATCAAAGACGTGGCGCGGGTACTCGACCTGCCCCTCTCCGACTCAAACATGCTGGCCAAACTGGTGCCCGATAAACCGGGCATAGAACTGGGTCGGGTTTTACAGGCCCCGCTTACGGCCAAAGATGGCGAAAAATCGCTGGAAGCGAAAGAAGGACTTGGTCCGGAGGACCTGGAGAACGTACGCAAACTCCGGAGCATCTATCATGGAGACGATATTCAGGCCAGGGTATTGAAAGAAGCGGAAAGGCTGGAAGGTTCAGTAAGAAGCACCGGTATCCACGCGGCGGGCATCATCATCGCCCCGGAAGACCTGATGAATATTATCCCGGTGAGCACCGCAAAAGACTCTGACCTGCTGGTAACCCAGATTGAAGGCAGTATCATCGAAGACGCCGGCGTTATCAAAATGGACTTCCTCGGGCTGAAAACGCTGACCATCATTAAGGGCGCCCTGCGCATGATCAAGGAGAATTATGATGTGGACATTTCCATTGATGAAATTCCCCTTGATGACCAGAAGACTTTTGAACTGTACCAGAAAGCCGAAACAAACGGTACGTTCCAGTTTGAAAGTCCCGGCATGCAGAAGTACCTCCGTGAACTGAAGCCCGACCAGTTTGCTGACCTGATCGCCATGAACGCCCTGTACCGTCCGGGGCCGCTCGCATACATACCCAACTTTATCGCCCGGAAACATGGCACGGAGGAGATTGTATATGACCTCCCCGAAATGGAGGAATACCTGGCCGAAACATACGGCATTACCGTTTACCAGGAACAGGTGATGCTGCTGAGCCAGAGCCTGGCCGGCTTCTCGAAGGGAGATGCGGATGTGCTGCGGAAAGCGATGGGTAAAAAGCAGAAAGCGGTACTGGATAAAATGAAGGCCCAGTTTGTAAAAGGCGCTTCCGAAAAAGGTCACGACGAAAAGATACTGGATAAAATATGGACCGACTGGGAGGCCTTCGCACAATACGCCTTCAATAAATCACACTCTACCTGCTATGCGTTCGTAGCCTATCAAACGGCATACTTAAAGGCGCATTACCCCAGCGAATACATGGCTTCGGTATTGAACAACGCCGGAAGCATTGAAAAGATCACCTTCTTCATGGAAGAGTGTAAGCGCATGGGGTTGAAAGTACTTGGACCGGATATCAACGAATCCCAGAAAGGGTTCGCCGTGAACAAAAAAGGGGAAATCCGCTTTGGGCTGGGTGGATTAAAAGGAGTGGGTGAAGCGGCAATAGAAAGTATTATTGAAGAGCGGAAGAAAGGTGGTCCTTATGAAAACATCTTCGACCTGGTGCGCCGGGTAAACCAACGCGCGGTCAATAAAAAATCAATGGAATGCCTGGCTTATTCGGGTGCGTTCGATTGTTTCCCGGAGTTCCACCGTGCCCAGTATTTTCATACCCCGGCAGGAGACAATACCAATGGATTGGAAAAGATCATCAAATACGGCAACGTTTACCAGGGCAACCAGCAACACACGGGCAACAGCCTGTTCGGCGCCATGGAAATGCCTGAGATCGCGGTACCGAAAATACTTCCTTGTCCCGAATGGAGTCTTATCGAATTACTCGACAATGAGAAGCAGGTAACAGGCATCTTTATCAGTGGCCATCCGCTCGACAACTATCGTTTTGAAATGACCCATTTCGGCATAACTCCCGTCGCGGAATACAATGAATACAAGGACAACATCCTCACGCAAACCAACAGGAACAGGAGTTTCCGTCTGGCAGGCCTGGTAACAGATGCGCAACACCGGCTCACCAAAACGGGCAAACAATTCGGCATATTCAACGTGGAAGATTACAGTGGTAAAATGGACATCGCGCTGTTTGGTGAAGATTACGTGCGGTACAAGGATTATTTCACGCCGGGCACGGTTTTGCATATCGTAGGAGCGTTCAAGAACAGGTTCAACCAGGAAGATAATTTTGAATTCAAATTGTCGCAGATCACCCTGCTGGAAACGCTGAAGAAAACCATGACCAAACAACTTATCCTGGACATGTCTCCTAAAAGCGTCTCCACAGAACTGATTGAATTCCTGGAAAACAACTTCAGGACCTACCCCGGCAAAACCGGCATAAGGTTCAATATCCTGGACCATGCGGCACAGAAAAGGGTGAGTCTTTTAACAAGTGAAACCGGCTTTGAAATGAATGACGAAATGGCCGTCTTTTTACAGGAGCATCCTGAAATTGACGTACGTGTGTTAACGAATTCACAGTAA
- the trxA gene encoding thioredoxin: MKSIIMALEFTDTNFQTQVLENDKLTVVDFWAEWCGPCRAIGPVIEELSKEYDGKVNVGKVNVDNNMALSTKYGITSIPAILFIKGGEVVDKLVGAQPKARFVEKINAHL, encoded by the coding sequence ATAAAATCAATCATTATGGCTTTAGAATTCACCGACACGAACTTCCAGACCCAGGTGCTGGAAAACGATAAACTGACAGTAGTTGACTTCTGGGCTGAATGGTGTGGCCCCTGCCGTGCCATCGGACCCGTTATCGAAGAACTGAGCAAGGAGTATGACGGTAAAGTAAACGTAGGTAAAGTGAATGTTGACAACAACATGGCACTGAGCACCAAATACGGCATCACCAGCATCCCCGCCATCCTTTTCATCAAAGGTGGTGAAGTAGTAGACAAACTGGTAGGCGCACAGCCGAAAGCCCGTTTCGTTGAGAAGATCAACGCACACCTGTAA
- a CDS encoding NupC/NupG family nucleoside CNT transporter: protein MLHWENLGRGAIGMFFLLFICYLLSNNRRAINWRLIGIGVVAQICFALGVLKVNFIKLFFGWISDKFVELINIGHKGTEFIFGKLADPTGNWAYVFAVQVLPNIIFFAALSAMLYYLGVLQKIVYVFAWLLKKLGISGPESVSTAANIFLGQTEAPLMIRPFLDKMNRSEILCIMVGGMANTAGSVLAAYVGFLGGNDIDQQKYFALHMLSQSIMSAPAAIVVSKLLFPQTGNVIRELKVPKEKIGDNFLDAISLGTTDGLKLAVNVGAMLIVFTALMYLCNWVLGSVGHWFSINDDIARFTNGRYDSLSLQMLLGYIFSPVAWMIGVNSAEMIQVGQLLGEKTIFNEFVAYISFGEMKGSGAISDPKSILITTYALCGFANFASIGIQIGGISQLAPNQRKNLTELGVKALIGGTIACLMCGCIAGALF, encoded by the coding sequence ATGCTGCATTGGGAAAATCTGGGCCGCGGTGCCATTGGCATGTTCTTCCTTCTTTTTATCTGTTACCTCCTGAGTAACAACCGTAGGGCCATCAATTGGAGACTCATAGGCATTGGCGTGGTGGCGCAAATATGTTTCGCGCTGGGCGTATTAAAGGTGAACTTCATTAAACTATTCTTCGGATGGATATCGGATAAGTTTGTTGAACTGATTAACATTGGCCACAAAGGCACCGAGTTCATCTTCGGCAAACTGGCGGATCCTACCGGGAACTGGGCTTACGTGTTCGCGGTACAGGTATTGCCGAATATCATCTTTTTCGCCGCGCTCTCCGCCATGTTGTACTATCTCGGTGTGCTGCAAAAAATCGTGTACGTATTCGCGTGGCTCCTGAAAAAACTGGGTATCTCCGGGCCGGAGAGTGTATCTACCGCTGCGAACATATTCCTGGGTCAGACCGAAGCGCCGTTGATGATCCGCCCCTTCCTCGATAAAATGAACCGTTCCGAGATACTCTGTATTATGGTGGGTGGCATGGCCAACACAGCGGGCAGCGTACTCGCGGCTTATGTAGGTTTTCTGGGTGGCAACGACATCGATCAGCAAAAGTACTTCGCGTTGCACATGCTCAGCCAGTCGATCATGAGCGCACCTGCCGCCATCGTTGTCTCTAAACTTCTTTTTCCTCAGACCGGTAATGTGATCCGCGAATTAAAAGTCCCCAAAGAAAAGATCGGCGACAATTTCCTGGACGCTATTTCCCTTGGTACGACCGATGGTCTTAAACTGGCGGTGAACGTAGGCGCTATGCTCATCGTATTTACCGCCCTCATGTACCTCTGCAACTGGGTACTGGGTTCCGTAGGACATTGGTTCAGCATCAACGACGATATCGCCCGTTTTACCAACGGCCGGTACGATTCCCTTTCCCTGCAAATGCTGCTCGGCTACATCTTCTCCCCCGTTGCGTGGATGATTGGCGTGAACAGTGCCGAAATGATCCAGGTCGGGCAACTGCTGGGCGAGAAAACCATCTTCAACGAATTTGTGGCCTACATCTCATTCGGAGAGATGAAAGGTTCCGGTGCCATTTCAGATCCCAAATCCATACTCATTACCACCTATGCACTTTGCGGTTTCGCGAACTTTGCTTCTATCGGAATACAGATCGGGGGCATCAGCCAACTGGCGCCCAACCAACGCAAGAACCTTACGGAACTGGGCGTTAAAGCACTTATTGGTGGTACCATTGCCTGTTTGATGTGTGGCTGTATCGCCGGCGCGCTGTTCTGA
- a CDS encoding DUF2851 family protein produces MVSERLLQYIWESASFDVRDLRTIQGQALQVIQRGSWNRNQGPDFLLATIRIDGTILVGNIEMHLKSSDWFRHAHERDAQYKNVILHVVWEHDDKAPDIPVLEMKERVASILLGHYEKLMRQPETIACARMLHKVNPEVWREWKEKLLHRRMMSKANLVCMMLQQNNSDWEEVNWWMLARAFGLPVNRDAFENVSRSIPLKVLIRESFHPLRGEALLMGQAGMLEGNFCDEYPRALQKEFRFLEKKYRLKRPALQMKLLRMRPAAFPGIRLSQLAALVPLRQRLLPRFCAAETLEQLKKILECSASLYWETHYRFDEASGACAKKMGAQLFESLVLNAVAPMVFAYGVVHRKKELLERVGKWLWALQPETNNRITAWNKLGVGASNAADTQALLELTNEYCAPRKCLECGIAQSLLLMEEDTWGEEEPPP; encoded by the coding sequence ATGGTATCGGAGCGGCTGTTGCAATATATATGGGAAAGCGCCAGTTTTGATGTGCGGGATCTGCGAACGATCCAGGGACAGGCGTTACAGGTGATACAAAGGGGAAGCTGGAACAGGAACCAGGGGCCTGACTTTCTGCTGGCTACGATACGGATCGATGGAACGATACTGGTCGGAAATATTGAAATGCACCTGAAAAGTTCAGACTGGTTCAGGCATGCGCACGAGCGGGATGCACAATACAAAAACGTGATCTTGCATGTGGTGTGGGAGCATGATGATAAAGCGCCCGATATTCCCGTGCTGGAAATGAAAGAAAGGGTCGCCTCCATATTGCTGGGACATTACGAAAAGCTGATGCGTCAGCCGGAAACGATTGCCTGTGCCCGTATGCTGCATAAAGTAAACCCCGAAGTATGGCGGGAATGGAAGGAAAAGTTATTGCACCGCAGAATGATGAGCAAGGCAAACCTGGTATGTATGATGTTACAGCAAAACAACAGCGATTGGGAAGAAGTGAACTGGTGGATGCTGGCCAGGGCCTTCGGACTGCCCGTAAACAGGGATGCTTTTGAAAATGTGTCGCGCTCCATTCCACTGAAAGTACTGATCAGGGAATCGTTTCATCCATTACGGGGAGAAGCCTTGTTGATGGGGCAGGCAGGAATGCTGGAAGGGAATTTCTGTGATGAATACCCACGTGCTTTACAGAAAGAGTTCAGGTTCCTCGAAAAAAAGTACAGGCTCAAACGGCCCGCGCTTCAGATGAAACTGCTAAGAATGAGACCCGCGGCCTTTCCAGGCATCAGGCTTTCACAACTGGCTGCGCTTGTACCGTTGCGGCAACGGCTGCTGCCCAGGTTCTGTGCGGCTGAAACCCTTGAGCAACTGAAGAAGATACTGGAATGTTCCGCCTCCCTTTATTGGGAAACCCATTATCGATTTGATGAAGCCTCCGGTGCCTGTGCAAAGAAAATGGGCGCACAGCTCTTCGAGTCGCTCGTATTGAATGCCGTAGCGCCTATGGTATTCGCTTATGGCGTCGTGCACCGGAAAAAAGAATTATTGGAAAGGGTGGGGAAGTGGCTTTGGGCACTGCAACCGGAAACCAACAACAGGATTACCGCATGGAACAAACTAGGTGTTGGCGCCAGTAACGCGGCCGACACACAGGCTTTGCTGGAATTGACCAACGAGTATTGCGCACCACGGAAATGCCTGGAATGCGGCATAGCCCAATCATTGCTCCTTATGGAAGAAGATACCTGGGGAGAAGAGGAGCCGCCGCCTTAA
- the xseA gene encoding exodeoxyribonuclease VII large subunit: protein MNNTSEKTILSLHDTLRIVKQTLEDKFPGTWWIRAEMNKLNFYQQSGHCYPELVEKSNGKVIAQIRSNLWRDDYQRINRLFLSTIHEPLKEGIKVLLLAKISFDPVYGLALRILDMDPAYTLGDLEAEKQNSIRLLKAEGLFDQNRRHLLAPVPNRIAIISDSTSKGYADFMRVLNENQYGYRFGTLLFPSLLQGAGAVSGIINQLKRIHKVRHHFDAVAIVRGGGGDVGLSCYNDHALSAAIARFPLPVLTGIGHSTNETVAEMVAHTNCITPTQLGEVLIRQVNAFEAPVLAAEKYLGQTLPALLKEKKLALDNTSKWLHAAVRKATAAHAASVRLQQTSLVWYANRVLEKEREKLTRNREQLERIPFKLLEFNSTALKHLENNIRLLSPEQTLKRGYSITLFEGRVVADAGKLEPGSKLVTHLYNGTIESSVTSHVENKINE, encoded by the coding sequence ATGAACAACACTTCCGAAAAAACGATTCTTTCGCTGCATGATACGCTCCGCATCGTGAAGCAAACGCTGGAAGATAAGTTTCCCGGAACCTGGTGGATCAGGGCCGAAATGAACAAGCTGAATTTCTACCAGCAATCAGGACATTGCTATCCGGAACTGGTGGAAAAATCAAATGGTAAAGTGATCGCGCAGATCAGGTCAAACCTCTGGCGCGACGACTACCAGCGCATCAACCGCCTGTTTCTTTCCACCATTCATGAGCCGTTAAAAGAAGGTATCAAAGTATTGCTCCTCGCAAAGATCAGTTTCGATCCGGTATACGGCCTTGCCTTGCGCATTCTTGATATGGATCCCGCTTATACACTGGGAGACCTCGAAGCAGAAAAACAAAACAGCATCCGTTTGTTAAAAGCGGAGGGCCTGTTCGATCAAAACAGGCGACATCTGCTGGCGCCTGTTCCCAACCGTATCGCCATTATTTCAGACAGCACCAGTAAAGGATACGCGGATTTCATGCGCGTGCTGAATGAAAACCAATACGGGTACAGGTTCGGCACGCTGCTGTTCCCTTCTTTGTTGCAGGGTGCGGGTGCCGTATCCGGCATCATCAACCAGTTAAAGCGTATTCATAAAGTACGGCATCATTTTGACGCGGTAGCCATTGTACGAGGCGGAGGAGGTGATGTGGGACTGTCGTGCTACAACGACCATGCGCTTTCCGCCGCCATCGCCCGTTTCCCGCTGCCGGTGCTTACAGGAATCGGGCATTCCACCAACGAAACCGTGGCGGAGATGGTGGCCCATACGAATTGCATTACGCCAACCCAGTTGGGAGAAGTGCTGATCAGGCAGGTGAACGCTTTTGAAGCACCGGTTCTCGCGGCAGAAAAATACCTCGGTCAAACACTGCCCGCATTGCTTAAAGAAAAGAAACTCGCGCTGGACAATACTTCAAAATGGTTGCATGCGGCGGTACGCAAGGCGACGGCTGCCCATGCAGCATCTGTTCGTTTACAGCAGACTTCTTTGGTGTGGTACGCCAATCGCGTCCTGGAAAAAGAAAGGGAGAAACTGACCCGCAACCGTGAACAGTTGGAGCGTATTCCATTCAAATTACTGGAGTTCAATTCAACTGCACTCAAACATCTGGAAAACAATATTCGCTTGTTGAGTCCGGAACAAACTTTAAAACGCGGTTACAGCATTACTTTGTTTGAAGGACGTGTTGTTGCTGATGCGGGAAAGTTGGAGCCCGGCAGCAAACTGGTTACCCATTTGTACAACGGTACAATAGAAAGTTCTGTAACTTCCCATGTTGAAAATAAAATCAATGAGTGA
- the xseB gene encoding exodeoxyribonuclease VII small subunit, translating to MSEQPDYTAAFRELQEIVTELEKGEVSVDVLSVKVKRAAQLISICKLKLTQTELDVQEVLKELDTSE from the coding sequence ATGAGTGAGCAACCTGATTATACGGCCGCGTTCCGGGAACTACAGGAAATTGTAACAGAACTGGAAAAAGGTGAGGTAAGTGTGGATGTACTTTCGGTGAAAGTGAAAAGAGCCGCGCAACTGATCTCCATTTGTAAGCTAAAACTTACGCAAACCGAATTGGATGTGCAGGAAGTATTAAAAGAACTGGACACTTCCGAATAA
- a CDS encoding oligogalacturonate lyase family protein encodes MKSVILLSSVLAFSTTELYAQPVMETGGQKMPDEWIDKSTGHKVIKLTRREGNNMSFYFHNNPFIGNKMIFYGTDYLHTAKNDSVKQETGNIPAANKQLYSVDLQTKKIEQLSFLPHPMNGEIVAKKSNKVYYQLNDSVFATDVTTKATKLVFRFPADFKGNITTINSNETLLGGAWSSPKERDIFKANPNKSSYFNLIYEAREPRTLFTIDVNTGSLKKIFTDSAWLNHVQFSPTDPDLLMFCHEGPWHKVTGSGPSMCTQKIRC; translated from the coding sequence ATGAAATCAGTCATCCTGCTATCTTCCGTGTTGGCATTCAGCACAACCGAATTGTATGCACAACCAGTTATGGAAACCGGCGGACAAAAAATGCCGGACGAATGGATCGATAAATCCACCGGACATAAAGTGATCAAACTCACCAGGAGGGAAGGAAACAACATGAGTTTCTACTTCCACAACAACCCCTTCATCGGGAACAAAATGATCTTCTACGGCACGGATTACCTGCATACCGCCAAAAATGATTCCGTGAAACAGGAAACCGGCAATATCCCCGCCGCCAATAAGCAATTGTATAGTGTCGATCTTCAAACGAAAAAAATAGAACAACTCAGTTTTCTTCCCCATCCCATGAACGGGGAAATTGTAGCGAAGAAATCAAATAAAGTGTATTACCAGTTAAACGACAGCGTTTTCGCAACGGATGTTACCACTAAAGCGACCAAACTGGTATTCAGGTTTCCCGCTGATTTCAAAGGCAATATCACGACCATCAACAGCAACGAAACCCTGCTGGGCGGCGCCTGGAGCAGTCCGAAGGAAAGGGATATCTTCAAAGCCAATCCCAACAAATCAAGTTATTTTAACCTCATCTACGAGGCCCGGGAACCGCGAACACTTTTTACCATTGATGTAAACACGGGTTCCCTTAAAAAGATATTCACCGACAGCGCCTGGCTTAACCATGTTCAGTTTTCCCCTACAGATCCGGATTTGCTGATGTTCTGCCACGAAGGACCCTGGCACAAAGTGACCGGATCTGGACCATCAATGTGCACACAAAAGATACGATGCTGA